A genomic segment from Spinacia oleracea cultivar Varoflay chromosome 3, BTI_SOV_V1, whole genome shotgun sequence encodes:
- the LOC110781067 gene encoding CEN-like protein 2 gives MKIFLLLYSLYKMAKLNPLVIGRVVGDIIDHFNPSVRMCVTYKKKQVYNGHELLPSSVTIKPRVQVLDGDLKSFFTLIMTDPDVPGPSDPYLKEKLHWIVTDIPGTTDSTFGKEIVSYELPNPNIGIHRFAFILFEQKGRASVVAPSTRERFCTKTFAEQNQLRLPVAAVYFNCQRETAARKRSLLENASC, from the exons ATGAAAATATTTCTCCTTCTCTACTCTCTCTACAAAATGGCAAAATTAAATCCCCTTGTTATTGGAAGAGTGGTTGGAGATATTATAGACCATTTTAACCCAAGTGTGAGAATGTGTGTCACTTACAAGAAAAAGCAAGTTTACAATGGTCATGAATTACTTCCTTCTTCTGTCACCATTAAACCTAGGGTTCAAGTTCTTGATGGTGACTTAAAATCATTTTTTACCTTG ATCATGACGGATCCAGATGTTCCTGGGCCAAGTGATCCTTATCTTAAAGAGAAGTTACACTG GATCGTCACAGATATTCCAGGCACAACGGATTCTACTTTTG GGAAAGAGATAGTGAGCTATGAGTTGCCGAATCCAAACATAGGCATTCACAGGTTTGCGTTCATCCTGTTCGAGCAGAAGGGTAGGGCTAGTGTCGTAGCACCGAGCACTCGAGAACGATTCTGCACCAAGACCTTTGCTGAACAGAACCAGCTACGCCTTCCTGTTGCTGCTGTCTACTTCAATTGCCAAAGAGAAACAGCTGCTCGAAAACGCTCGCTGCTCGAAAACGCTAGCTGCTAA